One window of the Pelmatolapia mariae isolate MD_Pm_ZW linkage group LG15, Pm_UMD_F_2, whole genome shotgun sequence genome contains the following:
- the gtf3c2 gene encoding general transcription factor 3C polypeptide 2: MEPTDPGQGQKKPLEEGADLILSSKGRQRKKNPKYLDYEIDDKTNEHHSPKTPRKSSGRRRAASQKTPAKSRKSKTAAQDTPDAENEKTDKTPTECDGQTTAEVADEPLRGKKTPSKRTPAKKTPAKKCSNANVDLLDGEGVVKDTVQQENGTPKPKRKYVKKQYVQQVQPVIKEKDAEEPEEETGQGGRRRRGAAKAALKYLHNLAKDLFGQTDEPGSEDTGSEQKTPKASKVGKGKKRKHPDSDAAEDEDFVPDNDEEEDAEEMEDDDEEAAYDSDLDSNCGKRGKNPPVYYVNNNNTCSFAKAQNGLNTPIMKTALESAETTKKFREEHYSSWVFPEWVPSTRDWVPVPQSDLEKYLPQTLRSAAFKVSREGLNKEEAPLQRLKRFESTPPHPDRWDMMLYAGGPVWALEWCPTPDGAPATQYIALSCHQHMDDFHYVNKTSKGTGLIQLWDVGKLKYGNRPDSKPVVVYSLAQDKGFVWHLKWCPAGGWELPTCARKAPFLPRLGLLAVATSTGVVTIYSIPHPDALHSNITQPNSGKGIETPQVYKVKGVVTLKLGAFKAPHHEMSGLVLSMDWLPEKPHNIMAIGFYDGVVGLWDLTAKSALLRVRESDRSLSLLPYRCILAHNNGVRSLAFCPASRYLLVTAGDDRFVKTWDLRRLYDPITVQKRCLANEINWPLNAPGVLMAQDNGIVVKGSQGVHYIDHHMRSLFAIPRSGTVWSLSYTEWINSLVTADSFGEVIFSLLPQISYVAPYIKRTIERRFPIYFTSMVPYDATEREKQEMGGEEEEGNAVEEQQGGETEEPDATQEAGNENDSEGGRVGRKCPPLKFQTYKEATKKYCLHYTDFDFRTTAGSERRAVWKRMKDTEVKAKIILDDMPLSALYKVRFNSNMSCHDWVASGGQTGLVRFNCVRALMNSHLKKMIGESQAQFNALYSPQDQSEPGQAVTEQL; the protein is encoded by the exons ATGGAGCCCACGGATCCTGGACAAG GGCAAAAGAAGCCATTGGAGGAGGGTGCGGATTTAATACTCAGCTCAAAAGGACGACAACGGAAGAAGAATCCCAAATATCTGGATTATGAAATTGATGACAAAACGAATGAACACCATTCACCCAAAACACCTAGAAAGAGCTCAGGAAGGAGAAGAGCAGCTTCTCAGAAGACTCCGGCAAAGAGTAGGAAATCCAAGACTGCCGCACAGGACACTCCAGatgcagaaaatgaaaaaacagataaaacaccTACAGAGTGTGATGGACAAACTACAGCGGAAGTGGCTGATGAACCACTGAGAGGCAAGAAAACTCCGTCAAAAAGGACTCCTGCTAAGAAAACCCCTGCAAAAAAATGTAGCAATGCCAATGTAGACCTTCTAGATGGAGAGGGTGTTGTTAAAGATACAGTGCAGCAGGAGAATGGGACGCCAAAGCCAAAGAGGAAGTATGTAAAGAAGCAGTATGTACAACAAGTGCAGCCAGTTATTAAAGAAAAGGATGCAGAGGAACCTGAGGAGGAGACCGGACAAGGTGGCCGCCGGCGGAGAGGAGCTGCCAAAGC GGCGTTGAAGTACCTCCACAATTTGGCAAAAGACTTATTTGGGCAAACTGATGAGCCAGGAAGCGAAGACACTGGATCAGAACAGAAAACTCCCAAAGCAAGCAAAG TGGGTAAAGGCAAAAAGAGGAAACATCCTGACAGTGATGCAGCAGAAGATGAAGACTTTGTGCCAGAtaatgatgaagaggaggatgcagaGGAGATGGAAGATGATGACGAAGAAGCAGCATATGACTCAGATCTCGACTCCAATTGTGGCAAACGTGGAAAAAATCCACCAGTTTATTACGTCAACAATAACAAC ACATGCTCGTTCGCCAAAGCCCAAAATGGACTTAACACCCCTATCATGAAAACTGCTTTGGAGAGCGCAGAGACGACCAAGAAATT tcgGGAAGAGCACTACAGCAGCTGGGTGTTTCCAGAGTGGGTGCCCTCCACCAGGGATTGGGTTCCTGTGCCACAAAG TGATTTGGAGAAATATCTGCCTCAGACGCTTCGCTCAGCTGCTTTCAAAGTGTCCAGAGAAGGACTCAACAAGGAGGAAGCACCTCTGCAAAGACTCAAAAG GTTCGAATCTACTCCCCCTCACCCAGATCGCTGGGACATGATGCTGTATGCAGGTGGACCAGTGTGGGCTCTGGAGTGGTGTCCAACACCCGATGGTGCTCCTGCTACCCAGTACATCGCTCTGTCCTGTCATCAACACATGGATGATTTTCACTACGTCAACAAAACTTCCAAAGGAACTGGACTCATTCAGCTGTGGGATGTGGGCAAACTGAAGTATGGCAACAG ACCAGACTCCAAGCCAGTTGTGGTCTATAGTTTGGCCCAGGATAAGGGCTTCGTCTGGCATCTGAAGTGGTGTCCTGCTGGAGGCTGGGAGCTTCCCACCTGTGCCAGAAAG GCTCCATTCTTACCCAGACTGGGTCTTCTGGCAGTGGCCACCTCCACCGGGGTGGTTACCATTTACAGCATACCCCACCCTGATGCTCTGCACTCCAACATCACTCAGCCAAACTCTG GTAAAGGCATTGAAACACCTCAAGTATACAAG GTTAAAGGAGTGGTGACATTGAAGCTGGGCGCCTTCAAAGCCCCTCACCATGAAATGAGCGGGCTCGTCCTGTCTATGGATTGGCTTCCTGAAAAACCACACAATATAATGGCTATTGGATTCTATGATG GTGTAGTAGGTCTTTGGGATCTGACAGCGAAGTCTGCGCTGTTGCGTGTGCGAGAGTCAGACAGGTCGCTGAGTCTGCTGCCCTACAGATGCATCCTTGCTCACAACAATGGAGTCCGGTCCCTGGCCTTCTGTCCTGCCTCCAG ATACCTGTTGGTGACGGCAGGTGACGACCGCTTCGTGAAGACATGGGATCTGAGGAGGCTCTATGATCCCATCACGGTTCAGAAACGCTGTCTGGCCAATGAAATCAACTGGCCACTGAATGCACCGGGGGTTTTGATGGCCCAGGACAACGGCATCGTGGT gaaAGGTTCACAAGGAGTCCATTACATCGACCATCACATGCGCTCGCTCTTTGCAATTCCCCGGTCCGGCACTGTGTGG TCTCTGTCATACACCGAGTGGATTAACAGTCTGGTGACCGCAGACAGCTTCGGAGAGGTGATTTTCTCTCTGTTACCTCAGATCAGCTACGTTGCTCCTTACATCAAACGCACAATAGAGAGACGATTT CCCATCTACTTCACATCTATGGTGCCTTATGATGCAACGGAGAGAGAAAAGCAAGAAatgggaggagaggaagaggaaggaaatGCAGTTGAAGAGCAGCAGGGAGGAGAGACAGAAGAACCAGATGCTACACAGGAAGCAGGAAATGAGAACGACAGTGAAGGAGGAAGAGTTGGACGAAAATGTCCTCCGCTGAAATTCCAGACCTACAAAGAGGCTACAAAGAAATACTGCCTCCACTATACAGATTTTGATTTT CGGACCACTGCAGGAAGCGAGAGGCGAGCTGTGTGGAAACGCATGAAAGACACAGAAGTGAAGGCAAAGATCATCCTGGATGACATGCCTTTGTCTGCTCTATATAAG gTTCGTTTCAACTCAAACATGAGCTGCCACGACTGGGTTGCATCCGGGGGTCAGACTGGACTGGTTAGATTTAACTGTGTAAGGGCTCTGATGAACTCTCATCTGAAGAAGATGATTGGTGAGAGTCAGGCCCAGTTCAACGCTCTGTACTCGCCGCAAGACCAAAGTGAGCCGGGCCAAGCGGTGACAGAGCAGCTATAG